A part of Dasypus novemcinctus isolate mDasNov1 chromosome 7, mDasNov1.1.hap2, whole genome shotgun sequence genomic DNA contains:
- the LOC131279327 gene encoding olfactory receptor 9S13-like yields the protein MPLKRNENLSGASWEEFELMGFEGGPEVQALLFVVFLIFYMVTIQGNLTMIVVITLDAHLHSPMYFFLKNLSFLDLCYSSVIAPKALTNFFSSTKHITFSGCATQFFFLSLFATSETFLLAVMAYDRFMAICSPLRYPITMRPSACACLVLGSYCGGCLNAILQTSFTFHLPFCSSHRIDHFFCDVPPLLRLACTDTALNELVMFGFCGLIIVGTTLVVLVSYGYITVTILRMRTAAGRRKLFSTCGSHMTAVSLFYGTLFVMYAQPGAIDSMEQGKVVSIFYTLVIPMLNPLIYSLRNKDVKEALWRLGQKCGHVKEGGQGETVS from the coding sequence ATGccactcaaaagaaatgaaaacctctcaggggcctcttggGAGGAGTTTGAGCTGATGGGATTTGAGGGCGGCCCTGAGGTCCAGGCCTTGCTCTTTGTAGTGTTCCTGATCTTTTACATGGTCACCATCCAGGGGAACCTCACCATGATCGTGGTCATCACCCTGGATGcccacctccactcccccatgtacttcttcctcaagaacctctccttcctggacctGTGCTACTCATCCGTCATTGCCCCTAAGGCCCTCACCAACTTTTTTTCCTCCACCAAGCACATCACTTTTTCAGGATGTGCCACAcagttcttctttttgtcactttttgcTACTTCTGAGACTTTCCTGCTGGCtgtcatggcctatgaccgcttcatGGCCATCTGCAGCCCCCTGCGCTACCCCATCACCATGCGTCCCTCAGCCTGCGCCTGCCTGGTGCTGGGCTCCTACTGTGGAGGCTGCCTCAATGCCATCCTGCAGACCAGCTTCACGTTCCACCTTCCGTTCTGCAGCTCCCACCGCATTGACCACTTCTTTTGTGACGTGCCCCCTCTGCTCCGGCTCGCCTGCACTGACACGGCCCTAAATGAGCTGGTCATGTTTGGATTCTGTGGCCTCATCATTGTGGGCACCACACTTGTGGTCCTGGTGTCCTACGGCTACATCACCGTGACCATCCTCAGGATGCGCACTGCCGCCGGACGTCGTAAGCTCTTCTCCACCTGTGGCTCCCACATGACCGCAGTTTCCCTGTTTTATGGGACCCTCTTTGTCATGTATGCCCAGCCAGGAGCTATAGATTCCATGGAGCAGGGCAAGGTTGTGTCCATCTTCTACACCCTGGTCATCCCTATGCTCAACCCCCTCATCTACAGTCTGCGGAACAAGGACGTGAAGGAGGCACTGTGGAGGCTGGGCCAGAAATGTGGCCATGTGAAGGAGGGTGGGCAGGGAGAGACGGTGTCCTGA